A DNA window from Sphingopyxis macrogoltabida contains the following coding sequences:
- a CDS encoding YjhX family toxin, with product MNISKAEQRVLHVLAQGGMIRHRRDDDGHIVEALCFTRDGFVLANMNLPLFRRLRKRGFIGSQNGAPYRISQAGLRAVRAQLDNR from the coding sequence ATGAACATTTCGAAAGCGGAGCAGCGCGTGCTCCATGTGCTGGCGCAAGGCGGCATGATCCGTCATCGCCGCGATGACGACGGCCATATCGTCGAGGCCTTATGCTTCACCCGCGACGGCTTCGTCCTCGCCAATATGAACCTGCCGCTGTTCCGGCGGCTGCGCAAACGCGGTTTCATCGGGTCGCAAAACGGTGCCCCGTACCGCATTTCGCAAGCCGGGCTGCGCGCCGTGCGGGCGCAGCTCGACAATCGCTGA
- a CDS encoding polyhydroxyalkanoate depolymerase has product MLYHAFEMQKSWLAGASALATAGAQVMQHPANPLGYFGGSPMFASALEVFAHAAAPRGKPGFDLYETTVEGETVRVTEVVEARKPFGQLKHFKHKGTKDAPKLLIVAPMSGHYATLLRGTVERMLPGHDVWITDWRDARNAPLSAGKFDLDDYVDYLISWLEHIGPGAHMLAVCQPSVPSLAAAAVMAANKHKCRPKTLTMMGGPIDTRKAPTAVNEHAMTRPHAWFQENVIVTVPAWYPGAGRRVYPGFLQLAGFMSMNLGNHMMSHWEMFKHLVDGDGESADKTKEFYDEYRSVCDMTAEFYLQTVDVVFQRHLLPKGEMLHRGQLVDIGAIEDIAILAIEGERDDISGIGQTKAALTLAKALPAEKKKYLMAKAVGHYGIFNGRKWREEIAPVVEQWIRSNGG; this is encoded by the coding sequence ATGCTGTATCACGCGTTTGAAATGCAGAAGAGCTGGCTTGCCGGGGCAAGCGCGCTGGCGACCGCGGGCGCGCAGGTCATGCAACACCCCGCGAATCCGCTCGGCTATTTCGGCGGCAGCCCGATGTTCGCGTCCGCCCTCGAAGTTTTCGCCCATGCCGCGGCGCCGCGCGGCAAGCCGGGGTTCGACCTCTACGAAACGACGGTCGAGGGTGAGACGGTGCGCGTCACCGAAGTCGTCGAAGCGCGCAAGCCCTTCGGCCAGCTCAAGCATTTCAAGCACAAGGGCACCAAGGATGCGCCCAAGCTGCTGATCGTCGCGCCGATGTCGGGCCATTATGCGACGCTGCTGCGCGGCACCGTCGAGCGTATGCTGCCCGGCCACGATGTGTGGATCACCGACTGGCGCGACGCACGCAACGCGCCGCTGTCGGCGGGCAAGTTCGATCTCGACGACTATGTGGATTACCTGATCTCGTGGCTCGAACATATCGGGCCGGGTGCGCATATGCTGGCGGTGTGCCAGCCGTCGGTGCCGAGCCTTGCGGCAGCGGCCGTCATGGCCGCGAACAAGCACAAGTGCCGGCCGAAGACGCTGACGATGATGGGCGGACCGATCGACACCCGCAAGGCGCCGACCGCTGTCAACGAACATGCGATGACGCGCCCGCACGCCTGGTTCCAGGAAAATGTCATCGTCACGGTGCCCGCATGGTATCCGGGGGCCGGCCGCCGCGTCTATCCGGGCTTCCTGCAACTGGCGGGCTTTATGTCGATGAACCTCGGCAATCATATGATGAGCCATTGGGAGATGTTCAAACATCTGGTCGACGGCGATGGCGAAAGTGCCGACAAGACCAAGGAATTTTACGACGAATATCGGTCGGTGTGCGACATGACCGCCGAATTCTACCTGCAGACCGTCGATGTCGTGTTCCAGCGCCACCTGCTGCCGAAGGGCGAGATGCTGCATCGCGGCCAGCTGGTCGATATCGGTGCGATCGAGGATATTGCGATCCTCGCGATCGAGGGCGAGCGCGACGATATTTCGGGGATCGGTCAGACCAAGGCGGCGCTCACGCTCGCCAAGGCGTTGCCGGCCGAGAAGAAGAAATATCTGATGGCGAAGGCCGTCGGCCATTACGGGATCTTCAACGGCCGCAAGTGGCGTGAGGAGATTGCGCCGGTGGTCGAACAGTGGATTCGCAGCAACGGCGGGTGA
- a CDS encoding YkvA family protein yields MTGKSLSERIGELGHRLAVEAHAAWLAARDPRVPWSARVLAVAVAAYALSPIDLIPDFIPLLGWLDDLIVVPLGLWLVRRLIPDPLWAELHAAAEVASERPSSRAGMAFILLLWAALLYIVYWSVRTSPWH; encoded by the coding sequence ATGACCGGCAAATCCCTTTCCGAACGCATCGGCGAATTGGGCCACCGGCTCGCGGTCGAAGCGCATGCTGCCTGGCTCGCCGCGCGCGATCCGCGCGTGCCGTGGTCGGCGCGCGTCCTCGCGGTCGCGGTCGCGGCCTATGCGCTCTCGCCGATCGACCTGATCCCCGATTTTATCCCGCTACTCGGCTGGCTCGACGACCTGATCGTCGTCCCGCTCGGCCTCTGGCTCGTCCGCCGCCTGATTCCCGACCCGCTATGGGCCGAACTGCACGCCGCCGCCGAGGTCGCGAGCGAACGCCCGTCGAGCCGCGCCGGCATGGCCTTCATCCTGCTGCTGTGGGCTGCGCTTCTTTACATCGTCTACTGGAGCGTCCGGACGTCGCCCTGGCATTGA
- a CDS encoding dipeptide epimerase yields the protein MAIQLKSARVERWPVAGSFVISRGAKTHVDVIVAEVEGSEDTGRATGRGEGTPVYYLGEDAALCRDQLLRAAPHIADLGTAEARAAIQEIMGPGAARNALDCALWDLEARQRGMRLWQLAGCDGAPTARVTAYTISLGTPGAMAEQAATAEADGYRLLKIKLTGEEDRLRVAAVRKGAPGARLIVDANESWGGVDILSEAEALADMGVEMIEQPVPVGADALLDPIYAPVPFVADESCQTTADVARIGTFYDGVNIKLDKAGGLTEALRLADAADAAGLSIMVGCMLCTSLAIAPTFVLAQRARWVDLDGPALLARDREAGFEFREGLIGPPVL from the coding sequence ATGGCTATCCAACTGAAAAGCGCGCGTGTCGAGCGCTGGCCGGTGGCGGGATCCTTCGTCATCAGCCGCGGCGCGAAGACGCATGTCGATGTCATCGTTGCCGAAGTCGAAGGCTCCGAGGACACAGGGCGCGCGACCGGGCGCGGCGAGGGGACCCCGGTCTATTATCTCGGCGAGGACGCCGCGCTCTGCCGCGACCAGTTGCTGCGCGCCGCGCCGCACATCGCCGATCTGGGCACCGCAGAAGCGCGGGCGGCGATACAGGAAATCATGGGGCCGGGAGCGGCGCGCAACGCGCTCGACTGTGCGCTCTGGGACCTCGAGGCGCGCCAGCGCGGCATGCGGCTCTGGCAATTGGCCGGGTGCGACGGCGCGCCGACCGCGCGCGTCACCGCCTATACCATCTCGCTCGGCACGCCCGGCGCGATGGCCGAGCAGGCCGCGACGGCGGAAGCCGACGGCTATCGCCTGCTCAAGATCAAGCTGACCGGCGAGGAGGATCGCCTGCGCGTCGCAGCGGTACGCAAAGGCGCACCGGGGGCGCGGCTGATCGTCGATGCCAATGAAAGCTGGGGCGGGGTCGACATATTGAGCGAGGCCGAAGCGCTTGCTGACATGGGGGTCGAGATGATCGAGCAACCGGTGCCGGTCGGCGCCGATGCGTTGCTCGACCCGATTTACGCGCCGGTGCCGTTCGTCGCCGACGAAAGCTGTCAGACCACGGCCGACGTGGCGCGGATCGGCACCTTTTACGACGGGGTGAACATCAAGCTCGACAAGGCGGGCGGGCTGACCGAGGCGCTGCGGCTCGCCGACGCCGCCGACGCGGCAGGGCTGTCGATCATGGTCGGGTGCATGCTGTGCACCAGCCTGGCGATCGCCCCCACCTTCGTGCTGGCGCAGCGCGCACGCTGGGTCGATCTCGACGGGCCGGCGCTGCTGGCACGCGATCGCGAGGCCGGGTTCGAGTTTCGCGAAGGGCTGATCGGGCCGCCGGTTCTGTAA
- a CDS encoding pyridoxamine 5'-phosphate oxidase family protein: MSDDIKKHFWKALADSPYVMVGMTGERAHHIPMNAQLDKDANSAFWFFTATDNRLAGGGPAMAQFASKGHDLFACISGTLRDETDRAVLDRLWNNGIAAWYEGGKNDPKLVLLRFDLDDAEIWTADPGIKGMFKLATGMTMKEGDLGKHAEVAL, translated from the coding sequence ATGAGCGACGATATCAAGAAACACTTCTGGAAGGCGCTGGCCGACAGCCCCTATGTCATGGTCGGCATGACCGGCGAGCGCGCGCACCACATTCCGATGAATGCGCAGCTCGACAAGGACGCGAACAGCGCTTTCTGGTTCTTCACCGCGACCGACAACCGCCTTGCTGGCGGCGGCCCCGCGATGGCGCAGTTCGCGTCGAAGGGCCACGACCTGTTCGCCTGCATTTCGGGGACGCTGCGCGACGAGACCGACCGCGCCGTGCTCGACCGGCTGTGGAACAACGGCATCGCGGCCTGGTACGAAGGCGGCAAGAACGACCCCAAGCTCGTCCTCCTGCGCTTCGACCTCGACGACGCCGAAATCTGGACCGCCGACCCCGGGATCAAGGGCATGTTCAAGCTCGCGACCGGGATGACGATGAAGGAAGGCGATCTCGGCAAGCATGCCGAGGTGGCGCTGTAA
- a CDS encoding VOC family protein, translated as MTHPFIEHVNLTVSDPVRTASLMIAIFGWHERWRGPAQSGGHTIHVGSDRAYIALYAPPSGIEAGLHYPKGEPLNHVGVQVDDLEAVETRVKAVGLLPFNHGDYEPGRRFYFFDPDGIEYEVVSYAEPAPR; from the coding sequence GTGACGCACCCCTTTATCGAACATGTGAATCTGACCGTCAGCGACCCGGTGCGCACCGCCTCGCTGATGATCGCCATCTTCGGCTGGCACGAACGCTGGCGCGGTCCGGCGCAGAGCGGCGGCCACACGATCCACGTCGGCAGCGACCGCGCCTATATCGCGCTCTACGCACCGCCGAGCGGCATCGAGGCCGGCCTCCACTATCCGAAGGGTGAACCGCTCAACCATGTCGGCGTCCAGGTCGACGACCTTGAAGCGGTCGAAACGCGCGTGAAAGCCGTCGGCCTCCTGCCCTTCAACCACGGCGATTACGAGCCGGGCCGCCGCTTCTATTTCTTCGACCCCGACGGCATCGAATATGAAGTCGTCAGCTATGCGGAGCCCGCGCCGCGCTGA
- the soxR gene encoding redox-sensitive transcriptional activator SoxR → MHRRDLIAIGELAARTGVAVSAIRFYEAKGLIEALRTSGGQRRFLRADIRRVSFILIAQQLGLSLEEIAGELARLPAGRTPNAADWTRISTGLRARIDAQIVALARTRELLDNCIGCGCLSLKKCGLYNREDKAAQRGAGPRYLLGDRAGEIAEVD, encoded by the coding sequence ATGCACCGGCGCGACCTGATTGCCATCGGCGAACTTGCGGCGCGCACCGGCGTCGCGGTGTCGGCGATCCGTTTCTATGAAGCGAAGGGGCTGATCGAGGCGCTGCGCACCAGCGGCGGGCAGCGGCGCTTCCTGCGCGCCGACATCCGCCGCGTGTCGTTCATTCTGATCGCGCAGCAACTGGGCCTCAGCCTCGAGGAAATTGCCGGGGAGTTGGCGCGCCTGCCTGCCGGGCGGACGCCGAACGCTGCCGACTGGACGCGGATCAGCACCGGCCTTCGCGCGCGGATCGACGCGCAGATCGTCGCGCTGGCGCGGACGCGCGAGCTGCTCGACAATTGCATCGGCTGCGGCTGCTTGTCGCTCAAGAAGTGCGGATTGTACAACCGCGAGGACAAGGCGGCGCAGCGCGGCGCGGGGCCGCGTTACCTGCTCGGCGACCGGGCGGGGGAGATTGCGGAGGTGGACTGA
- a CDS encoding putative quinol monooxygenase, with translation MSAIGLIATIRVQPGKEAEFEGVFAELAPAVAANEPGNSYYRLFRTDETGVYKVLECYDDDAAVDAHRASDHFRTIGARLGPCLAGAPEIEKLGAV, from the coding sequence ATGAGTGCAATCGGCCTTATCGCGACCATTCGCGTCCAGCCCGGCAAGGAAGCCGAATTCGAGGGCGTCTTCGCCGAACTCGCCCCTGCGGTCGCCGCGAACGAGCCCGGCAACAGCTATTACCGCCTGTTTCGCACCGACGAGACCGGCGTGTACAAGGTGCTGGAATGCTATGACGACGATGCGGCGGTCGATGCGCACCGCGCGTCGGATCATTTCCGCACCATCGGCGCACGCCTCGGCCCCTGCCTCGCCGGCGCGCCCGAGATCGAAAAGCTGGGCGCCGTCTGA
- a CDS encoding acetyl-CoA C-acyltransferase, whose amino-acid sequence MRDAVIVSTARTPLTKAARGSFNNTLAPTLGSFSVKAAVERAGLEGGEIDDVVFGAAMQQGSQTMNVARLIALRSGLPVTVPGMSIDRQCSSGLMTIATAAKQIIVDRQDICVAGGIESISKVSGSGKVFIETDAELIAMHEATYMPMIGTAEVVAKRYNIAREYQDEYSLQSQQRTAAAQAAGKYDDEIVACPATMAVVNKETKEVTFKDVVADKDECNRADTTLEGLASLKPVMGEGHTITAGNASQLADGSSACVVMEAKVAEKRGLQPLGRYVGMAVAGTEPDEMGIGPVFAIPKLLERFELKMDDIGLWELNEAFAVQVLYCRDKLGIPNELLNVNGGSISIGHPFGMTGARCVGHALIEGKRRGVKYAVVTMCIGGGQGAAGLFEVF is encoded by the coding sequence ATGCGTGACGCCGTCATCGTTTCCACCGCCCGCACCCCGCTGACCAAGGCGGCGCGCGGTTCGTTCAACAACACCCTCGCCCCGACGCTCGGCTCCTTCTCGGTAAAGGCCGCGGTCGAACGCGCCGGCCTTGAAGGCGGCGAGATCGACGACGTCGTCTTCGGCGCCGCGATGCAGCAGGGTTCGCAGACGATGAACGTCGCGCGCCTGATCGCGCTGCGCTCGGGCCTGCCCGTCACCGTCCCCGGCATGTCGATCGACCGCCAGTGCTCGTCGGGCCTGATGACGATCGCGACCGCCGCGAAGCAGATCATCGTCGACCGTCAGGACATCTGCGTCGCGGGCGGGATCGAAAGCATCTCGAAGGTCAGCGGCAGCGGCAAGGTGTTCATCGAAACCGACGCCGAACTGATCGCGATGCACGAGGCCACCTATATGCCGATGATCGGCACCGCCGAGGTCGTCGCCAAGCGCTACAACATTGCCCGTGAATATCAGGACGAATATTCGCTCCAGTCGCAGCAGCGCACCGCTGCCGCGCAGGCCGCGGGCAAATATGACGACGAGATCGTCGCCTGCCCGGCGACCATGGCGGTGGTGAACAAGGAAACCAAGGAAGTCACCTTCAAGGACGTCGTCGCCGACAAGGACGAATGCAACCGTGCCGACACCACGCTCGAAGGGCTCGCCAGCCTGAAGCCGGTGATGGGCGAAGGCCACACGATCACCGCGGGCAACGCCAGCCAGCTCGCCGACGGTTCGTCGGCCTGCGTCGTGATGGAAGCCAAGGTCGCCGAGAAGCGCGGACTCCAGCCGCTCGGCCGTTATGTCGGCATGGCGGTCGCGGGCACCGAGCCCGACGAAATGGGCATCGGCCCCGTCTTCGCGATCCCGAAGCTGCTCGAACGCTTCGAGCTCAAGATGGACGACATCGGGCTCTGGGAACTCAACGAAGCCTTTGCGGTGCAGGTGCTCTACTGCCGCGACAAGCTCGGCATCCCGAACGAACTGCTCAACGTCAACGGCGGCTCGATCTCGATCGGGCACCCCTTCGGCATGACCGGCGCGCGCTGCGTCGGCCACGCGCTGATCGAGGGCAAGCGCCGCGGCGTCAAATATGCCGTCGTCACCATGTGCATCGGCGGCGGTCAGGGCGCGGCCGGGCTGTTCGAGGTTTTCTGA
- a CDS encoding MaoC family dehydratase encodes MATITPQELQAKVGEHLGTSEWVLVDQEMINKFADATGDHQFIHIDAEKAKLTPFGGTIAHGFLTLSLIPMLGAKTDAPKIEGIKMGVNYGGNKVRFLAPVRSGKRVRSHVKLLELDEKRPGQWQQTNEITVEIEGEEKPALIAEWITQFFI; translated from the coding sequence ATGGCCACGATCACGCCGCAGGAACTGCAAGCCAAGGTCGGTGAGCATCTCGGCACATCCGAATGGGTGCTTGTCGATCAGGAGATGATCAACAAGTTCGCCGACGCAACCGGCGACCACCAATTCATTCATATCGACGCGGAAAAGGCAAAGCTGACGCCGTTCGGCGGCACGATTGCCCACGGCTTCCTGACGCTGTCGCTGATCCCGATGCTCGGCGCGAAGACCGACGCGCCGAAGATCGAAGGCATCAAGATGGGCGTCAACTACGGCGGCAACAAGGTCCGCTTCCTCGCCCCCGTCCGCTCGGGCAAGCGCGTGCGCAGCCATGTCAAACTGCTCGAACTGGACGAAAAACGTCCCGGCCAGTGGCAGCAGACCAACGAGATCACCGTCGAGATCGAAGGCGAGGAAAAGCCCGCCCTGATCGCCGAGTGGATCACGCAGTTTTTCATCTAG
- a CDS encoding mechanosensitive ion channel family protein, with protein sequence MTFSILAAAKTAAPKTAPRPATDPLADLRYWWDASVAWINSHWLQIGIAIGAGLAIYFILSMIRRFALKRAQSAPGEFTLTDIVGRVIHKTKSVVLAIVAIRAVAGYAQPPAVIMQLIQTIFTIAVVLQVAIWVREIILGLIQRRASDGHNETLVNAMGIIRLLISVALFAIATIVILDNMGVNVTGLVAGLGIGGIAIGLAAQGIFSDLFAALSIIFDRPFRNGETIKWDTTTATVERVGLKSTRLRSINGELLIVSNTNLLSKEISNFAHLHRRRITFAIGVIYQTTPAMLRDLPALLEEQVKASGHEFIRSSFVTFGPSSLDFELLFDVYSEDYQVVTAARTDVAIRLFEAMAAAGYEFAYPTQTTFTSAPDGTMIMPYPESPEPKARTAKAAKPA encoded by the coding sequence ATGACTTTCTCGATCCTTGCCGCCGCCAAGACCGCCGCGCCGAAGACGGCCCCCAGGCCCGCGACCGATCCACTCGCCGACCTCCGCTATTGGTGGGACGCGAGCGTCGCCTGGATCAACAGCCACTGGCTGCAGATCGGCATCGCCATCGGCGCGGGCCTCGCCATCTATTTCATCCTGTCGATGATCCGCCGTTTTGCACTGAAGCGGGCGCAATCGGCGCCGGGCGAATTCACCCTGACCGACATTGTCGGGCGCGTCATCCACAAGACCAAGTCGGTCGTGCTCGCGATCGTCGCGATCCGCGCGGTCGCGGGCTATGCGCAGCCGCCGGCCGTAATCATGCAGCTCATCCAGACGATCTTCACCATCGCCGTGGTGTTGCAGGTCGCAATCTGGGTGCGCGAGATCATTCTCGGGCTGATCCAGCGCCGCGCGTCCGACGGACATAACGAGACGCTCGTCAATGCGATGGGCATCATCCGCCTGCTGATCAGCGTCGCGCTGTTCGCGATCGCGACCATTGTCATCCTCGACAATATGGGGGTCAATGTCACCGGCCTCGTCGCCGGTCTCGGCATCGGCGGCATCGCGATCGGCCTCGCCGCGCAGGGCATCTTCTCCGACCTGTTCGCGGCGCTGTCGATCATCTTCGACCGGCCGTTCCGCAACGGCGAGACGATCAAATGGGACACCACCACCGCAACGGTCGAACGCGTCGGGCTCAAGAGCACGCGGCTGCGCTCGATCAACGGCGAGCTTTTGATCGTGTCGAACACCAACCTCCTGAGCAAGGAGATCTCGAACTTCGCGCATCTGCACCGCCGCCGGATCACCTTTGCGATCGGCGTCATCTACCAGACGACACCCGCCATGCTCCGCGACCTGCCGGCCCTGCTCGAGGAACAGGTAAAGGCGTCGGGCCACGAGTTCATCCGTTCGAGCTTCGTCACCTTCGGCCCCTCCAGCCTCGACTTCGAATTGCTGTTCGACGTCTATAGCGAGGATTATCAGGTGGTGACCGCGGCGCGCACCGATGTCGCGATCCGCCTGTTCGAGGCGATGGCCGCGGCGGGATATGAATTCGCCTATCCGACCCAGACCACCTTCACCTCGGCGCCCGACGGCACGATGATCATGCCCTATCCCGAGTCCCCGGAACCCAAGGCACGCACCGCAAAAGCCGCGAAGCCCGCCTGA
- a CDS encoding DNA topoisomerase IB, whose amino-acid sequence MSAVRLIHVDDSLPGIGRERAGDGWRYRDAKGKLIRDRHEIARLNAIALPPAYEDAWFCPAPNGHILATGYDARGRKQYRYHPEFRLAREADKYDRCAAFGHALPLLRARLADDLARRTLCQERVVGAVVRLLDLAALRVGNEEYVTANKSFGATTLRQRHASLTGRTLRLNYRAKGGAERVVTISDRSLTTLVRRLQDLPGQKLFQYDDDGELCAVASEDVNAYIRDAMGEEFSAKHFRTWSASVAAFAFLYDADEPPTLKMLLAHVSDWLGNTPAIARKAYIHPAMIAAAQERGDFASAAGPLPRATKYLSRYERGFLTYLERAPDAAALLRSA is encoded by the coding sequence ATGTCCGCGGTCCGCCTGATCCATGTCGACGACAGCCTGCCCGGCATCGGCCGCGAACGTGCCGGCGATGGCTGGCGCTATCGCGACGCGAAGGGCAAGCTCATCCGCGACCGGCACGAGATCGCACGGCTGAACGCGATCGCCCTGCCCCCCGCCTATGAGGATGCATGGTTCTGCCCCGCCCCGAACGGCCATATCCTCGCGACCGGTTACGACGCGCGCGGGCGCAAGCAATATCGCTATCATCCCGAATTCCGGCTGGCGCGCGAAGCCGACAAATATGACCGCTGCGCCGCCTTCGGCCACGCGCTGCCGCTGCTGCGTGCGCGTCTCGCCGACGACCTCGCGCGGCGCACCCTGTGCCAGGAACGCGTCGTCGGCGCCGTCGTGCGGCTGCTCGACCTCGCCGCGCTGCGCGTCGGCAACGAGGAGTATGTTACCGCGAACAAGAGCTTCGGCGCGACGACATTGCGCCAGCGCCACGCCAGCCTGACCGGCCGCACGCTCCGCCTCAATTACCGCGCCAAGGGCGGCGCCGAGCGGGTGGTGACGATCAGCGACCGCAGCCTGACCACGCTCGTCCGCCGCCTTCAGGACCTCCCCGGTCAGAAGCTGTTCCAATATGACGATGACGGCGAACTCTGCGCGGTCGCCTCCGAAGACGTCAACGCATACATTCGCGACGCGATGGGCGAGGAGTTCAGCGCCAAGCATTTCCGTACCTGGTCTGCCAGCGTCGCAGCCTTTGCCTTCCTTTACGACGCCGACGAACCGCCAACACTCAAGATGCTGCTCGCGCACGTCTCGGACTGGCTCGGCAATACGCCCGCGATCGCGCGCAAGGCCTATATCCACCCGGCGATGATCGCCGCGGCGCAGGAACGCGGCGACTTCGCATCCGCTGCCGGACCGCTGCCGCGCGCGACCAAATATCTTTCGCGTTACGAGCGCGGATTTTTGACCTATCTCGAACGCGCGCCCGATGCCGCGGCGTTACTGCGTTCCGCCTGA
- a CDS encoding putative O-glycosylation ligase, exosortase A system-associated, producing MRDIAFVAFLFAFIGIGFRKPFLFVLCFCYIDIVAPQRLSYFLINSIPISLIVFGLAIFGWLAIDDKRDTRWSGRQFLLLAILIYCWITTIQADFPVEAADKWSWVWKALVWAIFLPLTLRTKLRIEALIVIMLLSAASIAIAGGIKTAAGGGGYGTLQLLLNENFGLYEGSIMSTVGIAIIPLILWYRRHGTIFPPDWRVSLFCFALVFACALLPIGTQARTGLVCLVVLAVLSLRSVKHRFLYIAGAGLLAAAAVPFLPQSYTQRMETIRDHKSDQSASTRVAVWMWTWEYAKENPFGGGFNAYIQNRVRVEKAATAYDPNAPQNAEASVYEEHSRAYHSSYFEMLGEQGYPGLAMWLLLHLTGLIQMERLRHRYLKTRRAEEQWIAPLATALQNGHVTYLIGSLFVGIAFQPFIYMMLALQMGLSTYCRRREREAGWRPLTARPAQVPARHPTPNPG from the coding sequence ATGCGTGACATTGCCTTCGTCGCCTTTCTCTTCGCCTTCATCGGGATCGGCTTTCGCAAGCCGTTCCTGTTCGTGCTGTGCTTTTGCTACATCGATATCGTTGCGCCGCAACGTCTCAGCTATTTCCTGATCAACTCGATTCCGATCTCGCTGATCGTCTTCGGGCTGGCGATCTTCGGCTGGCTCGCGATCGACGACAAGCGCGATACAAGGTGGTCGGGGCGGCAGTTCCTGCTGCTCGCGATCCTCATCTATTGCTGGATTACGACAATCCAGGCCGATTTCCCCGTCGAGGCGGCGGACAAATGGAGCTGGGTGTGGAAAGCGCTCGTCTGGGCGATCTTCCTGCCGCTGACCTTGCGCACCAAGCTGCGTATCGAGGCGCTGATCGTGATCATGCTGCTCTCCGCCGCATCGATCGCGATCGCGGGCGGAATCAAGACCGCGGCGGGCGGCGGCGGCTACGGGACGTTGCAACTGCTGCTCAACGAGAATTTCGGGCTTTACGAAGGCTCGATCATGTCGACCGTCGGCATCGCGATCATCCCGCTCATCCTCTGGTACCGGCGTCACGGCACCATCTTTCCGCCCGACTGGCGCGTCTCGCTCTTCTGTTTCGCGCTGGTCTTCGCCTGCGCGCTGCTGCCGATCGGGACGCAGGCGCGGACGGGTCTGGTGTGCCTCGTCGTGCTCGCCGTCCTGTCGCTGCGTTCGGTGAAGCACCGCTTCCTCTATATCGCGGGCGCCGGGCTGCTCGCCGCCGCCGCGGTCCCCTTCCTGCCACAAAGCTACACGCAGCGCATGGAAACGATCCGCGACCACAAGTCGGACCAGTCGGCCTCGACGCGTGTCGCGGTGTGGATGTGGACGTGGGAATATGCCAAGGAAAATCCGTTCGGCGGCGGCTTCAATGCCTATATCCAGAACCGCGTCCGCGTCGAAAAGGCGGCGACCGCCTACGACCCCAATGCGCCGCAAAACGCCGAAGCCTCGGTCTATGAGGAACATTCGCGCGCCTATCACTCGAGCTATTTCGAAATGCTCGGCGAACAGGGCTATCCGGGGCTCGCTATGTGGCTCCTCCTCCACCTCACCGGGCTGATCCAGATGGAGCGGCTCCGCCATCGCTATCTCAAGACGCGGCGCGCCGAGGAACAATGGATCGCGCCGCTCGCGACCGCGCTGCAAAACGGCCATGTCACCTATCTGATCGGATCGCTGTTCGTCGGCATCGCCTTCCAGCCTTTCATCTACATGATGCTCGCGCTGCAGATGGGGCTTTCGACCTATTGCCGCCGCCGCGAGCGCGAGGCCGGCTGGCGCCCGCTGACCGCGCGCCCCGCGCAGGTACCGGCCCGCCACCCGACGCCGAACCCCGGCTGA